A genomic window from Enterococcus hirae ATCC 9790 includes:
- a CDS encoding DUF961 family protein: MDYLKLKPKETFGTLSFVGKPIKGAEYMQGSGQDRKHVGNYVRMLSSRQAETLEFIVDPRINLSEFKFGDVVTIEDVKAEPMVEATRNGAIKGWRLFVQSIKKGNA, from the coding sequence GTGGATTATTTAAAGCTTAAACCAAAAGAAACTTTTGGTACGTTGTCCTTTGTCGGAAAACCAATTAAAGGTGCAGAATATATGCAAGGATCAGGACAAGACCGTAAACATGTTGGAAATTATGTTCGTATGCTAAGTTCTCGCCAAGCAGAAACACTTGAATTTATTGTTGATCCACGTATTAATTTGTCTGAATTTAAATTTGGTGATGTGGTAACAATTGAAGATGTAAAAGCAGAGCCTATGGTTGAAGCTACTAGAAATGGCGCAATTAAAGGGTGGCGCTTATTTGTACAAAGTATTAAAAAGGGAAATGCTTAG